The following are encoded together in the Amyelois transitella isolate CPQ chromosome 6, ilAmyTran1.1, whole genome shotgun sequence genome:
- the LOC132901830 gene encoding uncharacterized protein LOC132901830, translating into MNTTCGATKPPDNFRLKIHSGSCNEVDTISNICNCPLLAQTDTHKYLGIIIDQNLNWAPHITFLSKRVRKLIYLFKNLRESADLKLMIRIYYALCQSLLTYCIPVWGGAGSTHLLDLERAQRAVIKVMLKKPRLYPTDKLYKESGLLSVRQLFIFNSVLRHHKTIDPSSLVSQNRRQPRPRVPSYNLQLTRSQTYYSGPFLYRYFNDNLRIFPMCRTSLKTALNQSLKTLTYDSTEQLLKPVI; encoded by the exons ATGAATAC AACCTGCGGTGCCACTAAACCTCCTGACAATTTCCGCCTTAAAATCCATTCAGGAAGCTGTAATGAAGTCGACACCATAAGTAACATTTGTAACTGTCCCCTTCTAGCTCAGACGGATACgcataaatatttaggtattattatCGACCAAAATCTCAACTGGGCACCACACATTACGTTTCTTAGCAAAAGAGTTCGCAAATTAATatacctttttaaaaatcttcgGGAGTCTGCAGACTTGAAACTTATGATAAGAATATACTACGCGCTATGCCAATCACTTTTGACGTATTGCATTCCAGTTTGGGGTGGGGCTGGGTCCACTCATCTACTTGACCTTGAAAGGGCCCAGAGAGCCGTCATCAAGGTCATGTTAAAAAAACCTAGGTTATATCCTACGGACAAACTTTATAAAGAATCTGGTTTACTCTCTGTCCGGCAACTATTTATATTCAACTCTGTTCTTCGACATCACAAAACAATTGACCCGTCTTCGCTAGTCTCTCAAAACAGGAGACAACCACGGCCGCGGGTACCATCATATAACCTTCAACTTACCCGTTCCCAAACTTACTACTCCGGACCTTTTCTTTACAGATATTTTAATGACAATCTGAGAATATTCCCTATGTGTAGGACATCACTAAAGACAGCTTTAAACCAATCCTTAAAAACCCTTACCTATGACTCAACTGAACAACTTCTTAAACCTGTAATTTAA
- the LOC106131151 gene encoding uncharacterized protein LOC106131151 has translation MIIRCGLLLLFLSFVKTTENHPNQDELVGSSDLERIFSYSFWPSVHNGAKMMKLRKRQVQDPKVLNEAGDVKSTGNSSANPTVPIQPSDEIHKSNLTPKLDTSITVNSTSNNQSAVSTQNLGNTTDKVVMPAMPEDETKHNGTTTKTMPADLNNPGVLTRALIVFGGFALMAGAYLIFYRRKGKNNDTNSTHGINDANQFRYGILQSDDRRDNLELSRVPLTMESDEDEEDDLEIFDLEQKKKSLSYVNLQTNDEDVVFSSENNRQNDRDNLLLDIEDASIDTSMDWVNNGNKSIL, from the exons ATGATAATTCGGTGCGGGctcttgttattgtttttgagTTTTGTGAAGACGACTGAAAATCATCCAAATCAGGATGAATTGGTTGGGAGTAGTGATTTGGAGAGGatattttcatattcattTTGGCCTTCTGTGCACAATGGAGCAAAGATGATGAAGTTAAGAAAACGGCAAGTTCAAGATCcgaaagttttaaatgaaGCAGGTGACGTAAAATCTACAGGCAATTCTTCTGCTAATCCAACAGTTCCTATTCAGCCTAGTGATGAAATCCATAAATCAAATCTTACTCCTAAGCTGGATACCTCCATAACAG TGAATTCAACATCAAACAACCAAAGTGCTGTATCTACACAAAACTTAGGCAACACAACTGACAAAGTTGTGATGCCGGCAATGCCTGAGGAtgaaacaaagcataatgggACCACTACAAAAACTATGCCTGCAGATTTAAATAATCCAGGAGTCTTAACTCGTGCTTTAATAGTCTTTGGTGGATTTGCATTGATGGCCGGAgcttacttaatattttatag gaGAAAgggtaaaaataatgacacCAATAGTACACACGGAATTAACGATGCCAACCAGTTCAGATACGGTATCCTCCAGTCAGATGACCGGAGAGATAACTTGGAACTATCACGAGTGCCATTAACCATGGAATCTGATGAGGATGAAGAAGATGACTTGGAGATATTTGACCTTGAGCAAAAGAAGAAGTCACTTTCATATGTGAATCTACAGACTAATGATGAAGATGTCGTGTTTTCCTCTGAAAATAATAGACAAAATGACAGAGACAATTTATTATTGGACATTGAAGATGCCTCAATAGATACTTCAATGGATTGGGTTAATAACGGTAACAAgtctatattataa